In a single window of the Neodiprion virginianus isolate iyNeoVirg1 chromosome 1, iyNeoVirg1.1, whole genome shotgun sequence genome:
- the LOC124310487 gene encoding pupal cuticle protein C1B-like, with translation MKSFAVFLIVGVAMSVANPVDVESIEPVKTTKVEDAVEPVDPSVRDKRTLLVGAAPYVAPVAYSAYAAPVAYTAYSSPYTSYPVAYSAYSAYPYYASSYYVV, from the exons ATGAAGAGCTTCGcg GTTTTCCTTATCGTCGGCGTCGCGATGTCCGTCGCCAATCCGGTTGACGTCGAGTCTATCGAGCCCGTAAAGACGACTAAGGTTGAAGATGCCGTGGAGCCGGTAGATCCGAGCGTCAGAGACAAACGCACCCTCCTCGTTGGCGCTGCTCCCTACGTGGCCCCGGTTGCTTATTCGGCCTACGCAGCGCCCGTGGCTTACACCGCCTATTCATCCCCCTACACGAGCTACCCCGTCGCCTATTCAGCCTACAGTGCCTATCCGTATTACGCTTCGTCCTACTACGTCGTGTAG